The following proteins come from a genomic window of Pseudomonas putida:
- the purL gene encoding phosphoribosylformylglycinamidine synthase: MLILRGAPALSAFRHGKLLEQLSQKVPAVTGLYAEFAHFADVDGELTADQQQVLGRLLKYGPSVPVQEPTGRLFLVVPRLGTISPWASKASDIAHNCGLQSIQRLERGIAYYVAGDLSDADAAVVAAELHDRMTQRVLAQLEQASDLFSHAQPKPMTSVDILAGGRDALAKANIELGLALAEDEIDYLVNAFQGLKRNPNDIELMMFAQANSEHCRHKIFNASWDIDGQAQEKSLFGMIKNTYQMHSEGVLSAYKDNASVIVGNVAGRFFPNPETRQYGAVQEPVHILMKVETHNHPTAIAPFSGASTGSGGEIRDEGATGRGAKPKAGLTGFTVSNLRIPGFEQPWEQAYGKPERIVDALDIMIEGPLGGAAFNNEFGRPALTGYFRTFEQAINTPHGEEVRGYHKPIMLAGGMGNIREDHVQKAEITVGAKLIVLGGPAMLIGLGGGAASSVATGASSADLDFASVQRENPEMERRCQEVIDRCWQLGDKNPIAFIHDVGAGGISNAFPELVNDGGRGGRFELRNVPNDEPGMAPHEIWSNESQERYVLAVSAVDFERFQAICERERCPFAVVGEATEEPHLTVTDSHFGNTPVDMPLDVLLGKPPRMHRSVTREAELGDDFDPSKVDLDSAVQRVLNHPAVASKSFLITIGDRTITGLVARDQMVGPWQVPVADCAVTATSFDVYTGEAMAMGERTPLAVLDAPASGRMAIGETLTNLAAAQIEKLSDIKLSANWMSAAGHPGEDARLYDTVKAVGMELCPELGLTIPVGKDSMSMKTKWSEDGVEKSVTSPMSLIITGFAPVTDIRKTLTPQLRMDKGETDLILIDLGRGKNRMGASILAQTFGKIAAQAPDVDDAEDLKAFFAVIQGLNADGHLLAYHDRSDGGLLTTVLEMAFAGHCGLDLQLDPLTDNSNDVPAILFNEELGAVIQVRQDATPDVLAQFSAAGLGEGCVAVIGKPVNNAEVSISLNGQVLFDDDRRMLQRQWAETSYQVQRLRDNADCADQEFDALLEEDNPGLSVKVGYDVNEDIAAPYIKKGVRPQVAILREQGVNGQVEMAAAFDRAGFAAIDVHMSDILAGRVDFEAFKGLVACGGFSYGDVLGAGEGWAKSALFNARARDAFQAFFERTDSFALGVCNGCQMMSNLHELIPGTEYWPHFVRNRSEQFEARVAMVEVQKSNSIFLQGMAGSRMPIAIAHGEGHAEFASEEALLEADLSGCVALRYVDNHGKVTEAYPANPNGSPRGITGLTSRDGRVTIMMPHPERVFRAVQNSWRPDEWQEDAALMRMFRNARVWVN; encoded by the coding sequence ATGTTGATCCTGCGCGGCGCTCCTGCCCTTTCTGCCTTTCGCCACGGTAAATTACTCGAGCAACTGAGCCAGAAAGTCCCCGCTGTTACTGGTTTGTATGCCGAATTTGCCCACTTCGCCGATGTCGACGGCGAGCTGACCGCCGACCAGCAGCAGGTGCTGGGCCGTCTGCTCAAGTACGGCCCGAGCGTGCCGGTGCAGGAGCCGACTGGCCGCCTGTTCCTGGTCGTGCCGCGCCTGGGCACCATCTCGCCTTGGGCCAGCAAGGCCAGCGACATCGCCCACAACTGCGGCCTGCAGTCGATCCAGCGCCTGGAGCGCGGCATCGCCTACTACGTTGCCGGTGACCTGAGCGACGCCGACGCCGCCGTTGTCGCCGCCGAACTGCACGACCGCATGACCCAGCGTGTGCTCGCACAGCTGGAGCAGGCGAGCGACCTGTTCAGCCACGCCCAGCCCAAGCCGATGACGTCGGTCGATATCCTGGCCGGTGGCCGCGACGCGCTGGCCAAGGCCAACATCGAGCTGGGCCTGGCCCTGGCCGAAGACGAGATCGACTACCTGGTCAACGCCTTCCAGGGCCTCAAACGCAACCCGAACGACATCGAACTGATGATGTTCGCCCAGGCCAACTCCGAACACTGCCGCCACAAGATCTTCAACGCCAGTTGGGACATCGACGGCCAGGCTCAGGAAAAGAGCCTGTTCGGCATGATCAAGAACACCTACCAGATGCACAGCGAAGGCGTGCTGTCTGCGTACAAGGACAACGCCTCGGTGATCGTCGGCAACGTTGCCGGTCGTTTCTTCCCGAACCCTGAGACCCGCCAGTACGGCGCGGTGCAGGAGCCGGTGCACATCCTGATGAAGGTCGAGACGCACAACCACCCGACCGCCATCGCTCCGTTCTCCGGCGCCTCCACCGGCTCTGGTGGCGAAATCCGTGACGAAGGTGCAACCGGCCGTGGCGCCAAGCCAAAAGCCGGCCTGACCGGCTTCACCGTGTCCAACCTGCGCATCCCGGGCTTCGAACAGCCATGGGAGCAGGCGTACGGTAAACCTGAGCGTATCGTTGACGCCCTCGACATCATGATCGAAGGCCCGCTGGGTGGCGCAGCGTTCAACAACGAATTCGGTCGCCCGGCTCTGACCGGCTACTTCCGTACCTTCGAGCAGGCCATCAACACCCCGCACGGTGAAGAAGTGCGCGGCTACCACAAGCCGATCATGCTGGCCGGCGGTATGGGCAACATCCGTGAAGACCACGTACAGAAGGCCGAAATCACCGTCGGCGCCAAGCTGATCGTGCTCGGTGGCCCGGCCATGCTGATCGGCCTGGGCGGCGGCGCCGCTTCGTCGGTCGCCACCGGTGCCAGCTCGGCGGACCTGGACTTCGCCTCGGTGCAGCGCGAAAACCCGGAAATGGAGCGCCGTTGCCAGGAGGTCATCGACCGTTGCTGGCAGCTGGGCGACAAGAACCCGATCGCCTTCATCCATGACGTCGGCGCCGGCGGTATTTCCAACGCCTTCCCTGAACTGGTGAACGACGGTGGCCGCGGTGGCCGCTTCGAACTGCGCAACGTGCCCAATGACGAGCCGGGCATGGCCCCGCACGAAATCTGGAGCAACGAATCGCAGGAGCGTTATGTGCTGGCCGTCAGCGCTGTTGACTTCGAGCGCTTCCAGGCTATCTGTGAGCGCGAGCGCTGCCCGTTCGCCGTCGTTGGCGAGGCGACCGAAGAGCCGCACCTGACCGTGACCGACAGCCACTTCGGCAATACGCCGGTGGACATGCCGCTTGACGTGCTGCTGGGCAAGCCGCCGCGCATGCACCGTTCGGTGACCCGCGAAGCTGAACTGGGCGATGATTTCGACCCGAGCAAGGTAGACCTGGACAGCGCCGTGCAGCGTGTCCTGAACCACCCGGCGGTTGCGAGCAAAAGCTTCCTGATCACCATCGGCGACCGCACCATCACCGGCCTGGTGGCCCGCGACCAGATGGTCGGCCCGTGGCAGGTACCGGTGGCCGACTGCGCCGTCACGGCCACCAGCTTCGACGTGTACACCGGTGAAGCCATGGCCATGGGTGAGCGCACGCCGCTGGCAGTGCTCGACGCGCCAGCGTCCGGCCGTATGGCGATCGGTGAAACCCTGACCAACCTGGCTGCAGCGCAGATTGAAAAGCTGTCCGACATCAAACTGTCGGCCAACTGGATGTCCGCTGCCGGCCACCCAGGTGAAGACGCCCGTCTGTACGACACCGTCAAGGCTGTCGGTATGGAGTTGTGCCCGGAGCTGGGCCTGACCATTCCGGTAGGCAAGGACTCCATGTCGATGAAGACCAAGTGGAGTGAAGACGGCGTCGAGAAGAGCGTCACTTCGCCAATGTCGCTGATCATCACCGGCTTCGCCCCGGTCACCGACATCCGCAAGACCCTGACCCCGCAACTGCGCATGGACAAGGGTGAGACTGACCTGATCCTGATCGACCTGGGCCGCGGCAAGAACCGCATGGGCGCTTCGATCCTGGCCCAGACCTTTGGCAAGATCGCCGCCCAGGCTCCGGACGTCGACGACGCCGAAGACCTCAAGGCGTTCTTCGCCGTGATCCAGGGCCTGAACGCCGACGGCCACCTGCTGGCCTACCACGACCGTTCCGACGGCGGTCTGCTGACTACCGTGCTGGAAATGGCCTTCGCCGGCCACTGCGGTCTCGATCTGCAACTGGACCCGCTGACCGACAACAGCAATGACGTGCCGGCCATCCTCTTCAACGAAGAGCTGGGCGCAGTCATCCAGGTTCGCCAGGATGCAACCCCGGACGTGCTGGCGCAGTTCAGCGCCGCAGGCCTGGGTGAAGGTTGCGTGGCGGTGATTGGCAAACCGGTCAACAACGCCGAGGTGTCCATCAGCCTGAACGGCCAAGTGCTGTTCGACGACGACCGTCGCATGCTGCAGCGCCAGTGGGCTGAGACCAGCTACCAGGTCCAGCGCCTGCGTGACAACGCCGACTGCGCCGACCAGGAGTTCGACGCGCTTCTCGAAGAAGACAACCCTGGCCTGTCGGTCAAGGTTGGTTACGACGTCAACGAGGACATCGCTGCGCCGTACATCAAGAAGGGTGTGCGCCCGCAAGTGGCGATCCTGCGTGAGCAGGGCGTCAACGGCCAGGTCGAGATGGCTGCCGCCTTCGACCGCGCCGGCTTCGCCGCCATCGATGTGCACATGAGCGACATCCTCGCTGGCCGCGTCGACTTCGAAGCCTTCAAGGGCCTGGTTGCCTGCGGTGGCTTCTCCTACGGTGACGTGCTGGGTGCCGGTGAAGGCTGGGCCAAGTCGGCCTTGTTCAACGCCCGTGCCCGTGATGCATTCCAGGCCTTCTTCGAGCGTACCGACAGCTTCGCCCTTGGCGTGTGCAATGGTTGCCAGATGATGTCCAACCTTCACGAGCTGATTCCGGGCACCGAGTACTGGCCGCACTTCGTGCGCAACCGTTCGGAGCAGTTCGAAGCCCGTGTGGCCATGGTCGAGGTGCAGAAGTCCAACTCGATCTTCCTGCAGGGCATGGCCGGTTCGCGCATGCCGATCGCCATTGCTCACGGCGAAGGCCATGCCGAATTCGCCAGCGAAGAGGCACTGCTGGAAGCCGACCTGTCCGGTTGCGTGGCGCTGCGCTATGTCGACAACCACGGCAAGGTCACCGAAGCCTACCCGGCTAACCCGAACGGCTCGCCGCGTGGTATCACCGGCCTGACCAGCCGCGACGGCCGCGTGACCATCATGATGCCGCACCCGGAGCGCGTGTTCCGCGCCGTGCAGAACTCCTGGCGCCCGGATGAGTGGCAGGAAGACGCCGCTCTGATGCGTATGTTCCGCAACGCGCGCGTCTGGGTGAACTAA
- the mltF gene encoding membrane-bound lytic murein transglycosylase MltF — MFAHTALRQRCAKWLFATGLFLLLGACVEKPSTLERVKEDGVLRVITRNSPATYFQDRNGETGFEYELVKRFADDLGVKLEIETADNLDELFDDLGKPSGPVLAAAGLVNSERRKTQARFSHPYLEVTPQVIYRNGRSRPTDPKGLVGKKIMVLKGSSHADQLAELKRRYPGLEYEESDAVEVVDLLRMVDEGQIDLTLVDSNELAMNQVYFPNVRVAFDLGETRNQRWAVAPGEDNSLLNEVNEFLDKSQKNGTLQRLKDRYYGHVDVLGYVGAYTFAQHLQQRLPKYEKYFKSYAKVEQVDWRLLAAIGYQESLWQPEVTSKTGVRGLMMLTQRTAQAMGVSNRLDPRQSIKGGAKYFMLVKQQLDDSIKEPDRTWFALAAYNVGSGHLEDARTLAKREKLNPNKWLDVKKMLPRLSQKQWYRQTKYGYARGGEPVHFVANIRRYYDILTWVTQPQLEGQVAEGNLHVPGVNKDKPAEQSPPM, encoded by the coding sequence ATGTTCGCCCATACTGCTTTGCGCCAGCGTTGCGCCAAATGGCTTTTCGCAACCGGTCTCTTTCTGTTGCTCGGTGCCTGCGTTGAAAAACCCAGCACCCTCGAGCGCGTGAAGGAGGACGGCGTGCTGCGCGTGATCACCCGCAACAGCCCGGCCACCTATTTCCAGGACCGCAATGGTGAAACCGGCTTCGAGTACGAGCTGGTCAAGCGTTTCGCCGACGATCTTGGCGTCAAGCTGGAGATCGAGACCGCCGACAACCTCGACGAACTGTTCGACGACCTGGGTAAACCCTCCGGTCCGGTGCTGGCAGCAGCCGGCCTGGTCAACAGCGAGCGGCGCAAGACCCAGGCCAGGTTCTCCCATCCTTACCTGGAAGTGACCCCTCAGGTCATTTATCGCAACGGCCGCTCGCGCCCAACAGACCCCAAGGGCCTGGTCGGCAAGAAAATCATGGTGCTCAAAGGCAGCAGCCACGCCGACCAGCTGGCCGAACTGAAAAGGCGGTATCCGGGCCTGGAATACGAAGAGTCCGACGCGGTCGAGGTGGTCGACCTGTTGCGCATGGTCGATGAAGGGCAGATCGACCTGACGCTGGTCGACTCCAACGAACTGGCGATGAACCAGGTGTACTTCCCCAACGTGCGGGTGGCTTTCGACCTTGGCGAAACCCGTAACCAACGCTGGGCGGTCGCCCCGGGCGAAGACAACAGCCTGCTGAACGAAGTCAACGAATTCCTCGACAAATCGCAGAAAAACGGCACGCTCCAGCGTTTGAAAGACCGCTATTACGGCCACGTCGACGTGCTCGGTTACGTGGGCGCCTACACATTTGCGCAGCATTTGCAGCAGCGCCTGCCCAAATACGAAAAATACTTCAAGAGCTACGCCAAGGTCGAGCAGGTGGACTGGCGCCTGTTGGCCGCGATCGGTTATCAGGAATCCTTGTGGCAACCGGAAGTCACTTCCAAGACCGGCGTACGCGGCCTGATGATGCTGACCCAGCGCACCGCCCAGGCAATGGGCGTGTCCAATCGCCTGGACCCGAGACAGAGCATCAAAGGTGGTGCCAAATACTTCATGCTGGTCAAGCAGCAGCTTGACGACAGCATCAAGGAGCCAGACCGTACCTGGTTCGCCCTGGCGGCCTACAACGTCGGCAGCGGCCACCTTGAAGACGCGCGCACGCTGGCCAAACGAGAAAAGCTCAACCCGAACAAGTGGCTGGACGTGAAGAAGATGCTACCGCGCCTGTCGCAGAAACAGTGGTACCGCCAGACCAAGTACGGTTACGCCCGTGGTGGCGAGCCGGTGCATTTCGTGGCGAACATCCGTCGCTACTACGACATCCTCACCTGGGTGACCCAGCCGCAGCTCGAGGGCCAGGTGGCCGAGGGCAACCTGCACGTGCCGGGGGTCAACAAGGACAAACCGGCGGAACAGTCACCGCCGATGTAG
- the tadA gene encoding tRNA adenosine(34) deaminase TadA, producing MRPQIIDRSRDQEFMRMALDLAAQGAALGEVPVGAVLVQHGQVIGQGFNRPIIDSDPSAHAEMVAIRAAAKSASNYRLPGSTLYVTLEPCSMCAGLIVHSRVARVVYGALEPKAGIVQSQGQFFSQGFLNHRVMFEGGVLAEECGAILSEFFKARRAKS from the coding sequence ATGCGCCCACAGATCATCGATCGCAGCCGTGATCAGGAATTCATGCGCATGGCCCTGGACCTGGCGGCACAAGGTGCCGCGCTGGGCGAGGTGCCGGTGGGTGCGGTGCTGGTGCAGCACGGCCAGGTGATCGGGCAGGGCTTCAACCGGCCGATCATCGACAGCGACCCCAGTGCCCATGCCGAGATGGTCGCCATCCGCGCGGCGGCAAAGTCTGCGAGCAATTACCGTCTACCGGGCAGCACCCTTTATGTGACCCTGGAGCCTTGCAGCATGTGTGCAGGGCTGATCGTGCATTCGCGGGTGGCCCGGGTGGTGTATGGCGCGCTGGAGCCCAAGGCCGGCATCGTGCAGAGCCAGGGGCAATTTTTCAGCCAGGGCTTCCTGAACCATCGGGTAATGTTCGAAGGAGGGGTGCTGGCCGAGGAATGTGGCGCAATATTGAGCGAATTCTTCAAGGCGCGGCGCGCCAAGTCGTAG
- a CDS encoding multicopper oxidase family protein yields the protein MSFTRRQMLKGLTGLVVVGLGAGGAARYWLGKVEDENAGHDYELIAAPLEVELVPGFKTEAWAFGPSAPGTELRVRQGTWLRVRFINHLPVETTIHWHGIRLPLEMDGVPYVSQLPVKPGEYFDYKFRVPDAGSYWYHPHVSSSEELGRGLVGPLIVEEREPTGFLHERTLSLKNWHVDEQGAWLPFSIPREAARNGTAGRLITINGQADSVTELPAGQVVRLRLLNLDNTWTYRLNLKGGNHEARIYALDGNPVTPRVLDDEYWLGPGMRICLAIRIPEAGEEISLRDGFVRLGTLRSVPSNDAPGDWPPALPPNPVAEPDLENAEKLNFNFEWVGKVSVNTENGRPPSLWQINGQAWDITDKTCADRPIATLQQGKSYIFELKNMTQYQHPIHLHGMSFKVIASNRHKIVEPWFTDTYLLGKNERAQVALVADNPGTWMFHCHVIDHMETGLMAAIAVV from the coding sequence ATGTCCTTCACCCGTCGACAAATGCTCAAGGGCCTCACCGGCCTGGTTGTAGTAGGCCTGGGCGCCGGAGGCGCAGCGCGGTACTGGCTGGGCAAGGTAGAGGACGAGAATGCCGGGCACGACTACGAGCTGATCGCGGCGCCACTGGAGGTCGAGCTTGTGCCCGGCTTCAAGACCGAGGCCTGGGCGTTCGGCCCGTCTGCGCCAGGCACCGAGTTGCGGGTTCGCCAAGGCACCTGGTTGCGGGTACGCTTCATCAACCACCTGCCGGTGGAAACCACCATTCACTGGCATGGCATCCGTCTGCCGCTGGAAATGGACGGTGTGCCGTATGTGTCGCAGTTGCCGGTCAAGCCGGGCGAGTATTTCGACTACAAGTTCCGCGTGCCTGACGCCGGTAGCTACTGGTACCACCCGCACGTCAGCAGCTCTGAAGAACTCGGCCGCGGCCTGGTCGGCCCGCTGATCGTCGAGGAGCGTGAGCCCACCGGTTTTTTGCATGAGCGCACGCTGAGCCTGAAGAACTGGCACGTGGACGAGCAGGGTGCCTGGCTGCCGTTCAGCATCCCCCGCGAAGCGGCGCGCAATGGTACCGCCGGCCGGCTGATCACCATAAATGGCCAGGCTGACTCGGTAACCGAATTACCGGCCGGGCAGGTGGTGCGCCTGCGTCTGCTCAACCTGGACAACACCTGGACCTACCGCCTGAACCTCAAGGGCGGCAATCACGAGGCCAGAATCTACGCCCTCGATGGTAACCCGGTCACCCCGCGTGTGCTCGATGACGAGTACTGGCTGGGGCCAGGCATGCGTATCTGCCTGGCGATCCGCATCCCCGAGGCAGGTGAAGAGATTTCCCTGCGCGACGGCTTCGTGCGCTTGGGCACTTTGCGCTCGGTACCCAGCAACGATGCGCCCGGCGACTGGCCGCCTGCCTTGCCGCCAAACCCGGTGGCCGAGCCGGACCTGGAGAATGCCGAGAAGCTGAACTTCAATTTCGAATGGGTGGGCAAGGTTTCGGTCAACACCGAAAATGGCAGGCCGCCGAGCCTTTGGCAGATCAATGGTCAAGCCTGGGACATCACCGACAAGACCTGCGCCGACCGGCCGATCGCCACGCTGCAACAAGGCAAGAGCTACATCTTCGAGTTGAAGAACATGACCCAGTACCAGCACCCGATCCACCTGCATGGCATGAGCTTCAAGGTCATTGCCTCCAACAGGCACAAGATCGTCGAGCCGTGGTTCACCGATACCTACCTGCTGGGCAAGAACGAGCGGGCCCAGGTGGCGCTGGTGGCCGATAATCCAGGCACCTGGATGTTCCACTGCCATGTCATCGACCACATGGAAACCGGCCTGATGGCCGCGATTGCGGTGGTCTGA
- the guaA gene encoding glutamine-hydrolyzing GMP synthase, which produces MALDIHAHRILILDFGSQYTQLIARRVREIGVYCELHPFDMDDEAIREFNPRGIILAGGPESVHEANSPRAPQAVFDLNVPLLGICYGMQTMAEQLGGKVEGSDLREFGYARVDVVGKSRLLDGIEDHVDGDGVLGLDVWMSHGDKVTQMPGNFNILASTPSCPIAGMFDDARGYYGVQFHPEVTHTKQGGRILSRFVQDICGCEALWTPSNIVEDAIAQVRQQVGSANVLLGLSGGVDSSVVAALLHRAIGDQLTCVFVDNGLLRLHEGDQVMAMFKENMGVKVIRADAEKQFLDNLEGEADPEKKRKIIGRTFIDVFDAEASKLDNIQFLAQGTIYPDVIESAGAKSGKAHVIKSHHNVGGLPEEMNLKLVEPLRELFKDEVRKIGLELGLPYDMVYRHPFPGPGLGVRILGEVKKEYADILRRADHIFIEELRKADWYHKTSQAFVVFQPVKSVGVVGDGRRYAWVVALRAVETVDFMTARWAHLPYDLLETVSGRIINEIDGISRVTYDVSSKPPATIEWE; this is translated from the coding sequence ATGGCCCTCGACATTCACGCTCACCGCATCCTGATCCTCGATTTCGGTTCCCAGTACACCCAACTGATCGCCCGCCGCGTGCGTGAGATCGGTGTCTACTGCGAACTGCACCCGTTCGACATGGACGATGAAGCGATCCGCGAATTCAACCCGCGCGGCATCATCCTCGCCGGCGGCCCCGAGTCGGTCCACGAAGCCAACAGCCCGCGTGCACCGCAGGCCGTGTTCGACCTGAATGTACCTTTGCTGGGCATCTGCTACGGCATGCAGACCATGGCCGAGCAGTTGGGTGGCAAGGTCGAAGGTTCGGACCTGCGCGAGTTCGGTTATGCCCGCGTTGACGTGGTCGGCAAGAGCCGCCTGCTCGACGGCATCGAAGACCACGTTGATGGCGACGGCGTACTGGGCCTGGACGTGTGGATGAGCCACGGCGACAAGGTCACCCAGATGCCGGGCAACTTCAACATCCTGGCCAGCACCCCGAGCTGCCCGATCGCCGGCATGTTCGACGACGCGCGCGGCTACTACGGCGTGCAGTTCCACCCGGAAGTGACCCACACCAAGCAAGGCGGTCGCATCCTGTCCCGCTTCGTGCAGGATATCTGTGGCTGTGAAGCCCTGTGGACGCCTTCGAACATCGTCGAAGACGCCATCGCCCAGGTGCGTCAGCAAGTCGGCTCGGCCAACGTCCTGCTGGGCCTGTCTGGCGGTGTCGACTCCTCCGTGGTAGCCGCGCTGCTGCACCGCGCCATCGGCGACCAGCTGACTTGCGTCTTTGTCGACAACGGCCTGCTGCGCCTGCACGAAGGCGACCAGGTGATGGCCATGTTCAAGGAGAACATGGGCGTCAAAGTGATCCGCGCCGATGCCGAGAAGCAGTTCCTCGACAACCTGGAAGGCGAAGCCGACCCGGAGAAGAAGCGCAAGATCATCGGCCGTACCTTCATCGACGTGTTCGATGCCGAAGCCAGCAAACTGGACAACATCCAGTTCCTCGCCCAGGGCACCATCTACCCGGACGTGATCGAGTCGGCCGGCGCCAAGAGCGGCAAGGCCCACGTGATCAAGTCGCACCACAACGTGGGTGGTCTGCCGGAGGAAATGAACCTCAAGCTGGTCGAACCGCTGCGTGAGCTGTTCAAGGACGAAGTGCGCAAGATCGGCCTGGAACTCGGCCTGCCGTACGACATGGTCTACCGCCACCCGTTCCCGGGCCCGGGCCTGGGTGTGCGTATCCTCGGTGAAGTGAAGAAGGAGTACGCCGACATCCTGCGTCGCGCCGACCACATCTTCATCGAAGAGCTGCGCAAGGCCGACTGGTACCACAAGACCAGCCAGGCGTTCGTGGTGTTCCAGCCGGTGAAATCGGTTGGCGTCGTGGGCGACGGCCGTCGCTACGCCTGGGTCGTGGCCCTGCGTGCTGTCGAGACCGTGGACTTCATGACCGCGCGCTGGGCGCACCTGCCTTACGACCTGCTGGAAACCGTCAGCGGCCGTATCATCAACGAAATCGACGGTATCTCGCGCGTGACTTACGACGTGTCGAGCAAGCCGCCGGCCACTATCGAGTGGGAGTGA
- the guaB gene encoding IMP dehydrogenase, translated as MLRISQEALTFDDILLVPGYSEVLPNEVSLKTRLTRGIELNIPLVSAAMDTVTEARLAIAMAQEGGIGIIHKNMTIEQQAGEVRKVKKFEAGVVKDPITIEADATVRDLFDLTRLNNISGVPVLENGDLVGIVTSRDVRFETRLDAKVRDVMTPKERLVTVREGADKNEVRELLHKHRLEKVLIVDDKFSLKGMMTVKDIEKAKAYPLASKDDQGRLRVGAAVGTGKDTGERVAALVAAGVDVVVVDTAHGHSKGVIDRVRWVKETYPQVQVIGGNIATGAAAKALAEAGADAVKVGIGPGSICTTRIVAGVGVPQISAIANVAAALEGTGVPLIADGGIRFSGDLSKAIVAGASCVMMGSMFAGTEEAPGEVELFQGRSYKAYRGMGSLGAMAQAQGSSDRYFQDSSAGAEKLVPEGIEGRVPYKGALAAIIHQLMGGLRSSMGYTGSATIEEMRTKPEFVRITGAGMAESHVHDVQITKEAPNYRVG; from the coding sequence ATGCTGCGTATCAGCCAAGAAGCCCTGACTTTCGACGATATCCTCCTTGTACCTGGCTACTCCGAGGTACTGCCCAATGAAGTCAGTCTCAAGACCCGTTTGACTCGTGGCATCGAGCTGAACATCCCTCTGGTTTCCGCCGCCATGGATACCGTGACCGAAGCGCGCCTGGCCATTGCCATGGCTCAGGAAGGCGGCATCGGCATCATCCACAAGAACATGACCATCGAACAGCAGGCCGGCGAAGTACGCAAGGTCAAGAAGTTCGAGGCTGGCGTGGTCAAGGACCCGATCACCATCGAAGCCGACGCCACCGTGCGCGACCTGTTCGACCTGACCCGCCTGAACAACATCTCGGGTGTTCCGGTACTGGAGAACGGCGACCTGGTCGGTATCGTCACTTCCCGTGACGTACGCTTCGAAACCCGCCTGGATGCCAAGGTGCGCGACGTGATGACGCCCAAAGAGCGCCTGGTCACCGTGCGCGAAGGCGCCGACAAGAACGAAGTCCGCGAGCTGCTGCACAAGCACCGCCTGGAAAAAGTCCTGATCGTCGACGACAAGTTCAGCCTCAAGGGCATGATGACCGTCAAGGACATCGAAAAAGCCAAGGCCTACCCGCTGGCCAGCAAGGACGACCAGGGTCGCCTGCGCGTCGGCGCTGCCGTCGGCACCGGCAAGGACACCGGCGAGCGCGTCGCCGCCCTGGTAGCTGCTGGCGTTGACGTGGTTGTCGTCGACACTGCCCACGGCCACTCCAAAGGTGTGATCGACCGCGTTCGCTGGGTCAAGGAAACCTACCCGCAAGTTCAGGTGATCGGCGGCAACATCGCTACCGGCGCTGCGGCCAAGGCCCTGGCAGAAGCCGGCGCTGACGCCGTGAAGGTCGGTATCGGCCCAGGTTCGATCTGCACCACCCGTATCGTCGCCGGTGTCGGCGTACCGCAAATCAGTGCGATCGCCAACGTTGCCGCCGCACTGGAAGGCACTGGCGTGCCACTGATCGCCGACGGCGGCATCCGTTTCTCGGGTGACCTGTCCAAGGCCATCGTCGCCGGTGCTTCCTGCGTGATGATGGGTTCGATGTTCGCCGGTACCGAAGAAGCCCCGGGTGAAGTCGAGCTGTTCCAGGGCCGTTCCTACAAGGCCTACCGCGGCATGGGCTCGCTGGGTGCCATGGCACAGGCGCAAGGCTCCTCCGACCGTTATTTCCAGGACTCCTCGGCCGGCGCCGAGAAGCTGGTACCGGAAGGTATCGAAGGCCGCGTACCGTACAAGGGCGCCCTGGCCGCGATCATCCACCAGCTGATGGGCGGCCTGCGTTCGTCCATGGGTTACACCGGCAGCGCAACCATCGAAGAGATGCGCACCAAGCCGGAATTCGTGCGCATCACCGGTGCCGGCATGGCCGAGTCCCACGTGCATGACGTGCAGATCACCAAAGAAGCTCCCAACTACCGGGTCGGCTGA